From one Trifolium pratense cultivar HEN17-A07 linkage group LG1, ARS_RC_1.1, whole genome shotgun sequence genomic stretch:
- the LOC123916001 gene encoding probable WRKY transcription factor 40 has protein sequence MDEKVETLQLELQQVREENNTLRFMLEVMSIKCTKLESQLQEIKKEEHKGTSSNQIGLVPNIDSNKRARLEFPTAKKPLEVFVRTNPNDDNLTIKDGYQWRKYGQKVTKDNASPRAYFRCSMAPSCLAKKKVQKCIHDRSIIVATYDGEHNHGVPHQSFKPSSSTLNFSSISNNKLPPTLNDKETINTGICEDVMQQFGYGKHIKIEEYASSLIKDSDFTAALAEAVVQNITGQHKRQGLNLDLNLSEE, from the exons ATGGATGAAAag GTGGAAACTCTTCAATTAGAGTTACAACAAGTGAGAGAAGAGAACAATACTTTAAGATTTATGCTTGAAGTTATGAGTATTAAGTGCACAAAGCTTGAGTCTCAACTTCAAGAGATTAAAAAGGAAGAACACAAAGGAACAAGTTCAAATCAAATTGGTTTAGTACCTAACATTGACTCAAACAAAAGAGCAAGACTAGAGTTTCCAACAGCTAAAAAGCCATTAGAAGTCTTTGTCAGAACCAATCCTAATGATGATAATTTG ACAATAAAAGATGGATATCAATGGAGGAAGTATGGGCAGAAGGTCACCAAAGACAATGCTTCTCCAAGAGCTTACTTTAGGTGCTCCATGGCTCCTAGTTGCCTTGCAAAAAAGAAG GTACAAAAATGCATACATGATAGGTCTATCATTGTTGCAACATATGATGGAGAGCACAACCATGGTGTCCCTCATCAGTCATTCAAACCATCTTCATCCACACTTAATTTTTCATCAATATCTAATAATAAATTACCACCAACATTAAATGACAAAGAAACCATAAACACTGGAATTTGTGAGGATGTCATGCAACAGTTTGGCTATGGAAAGCACATCAAAATTGAAGAATATGCAAGTTCCCTAATCAAAGATTCTGATTTCACTGCAGCATTGGCTGAAGCAGTTGTACAAAATATCACCGGTCAACATAAGCGACAAGGTCTAAACCTCGATTTGAATCTTTCAGAAGAGTGA
- the LOC123916010 gene encoding probable WRKY transcription factor 40: MESTCVDTSLNLNINHPSTATYKDEIMVEELHRLNCENKWLSETLSNMCENYEAMQKQLNQLMNQNCETQTHEESRKRKAESENCNNMFGTINVINNECSTTDEESLIKRPCREISSPKAYKVLVKTEASSNSLYVMDGYQWRKYGQKVTRDNPSPRAYFRCSNAPSCPVKKKVQKSLEDPTILVATYEGEHNHGHEKAEISMISSQIEESFIGSVHVTSPKQIIQRTSPSMKIDNVPKSSIQQFLVQQMATSLTNDPNFTAALASAISGRILDHTSNKANW; encoded by the exons ATGGAATCAACATGCGTGGATACTTCTCTCAATCTTAACATTAATCATCCTTCTACTGCTACATACAAG GATGAAATTATGGTTGAAGAGTTACATCGTCTCAATTGTGAGAACAAGTGGCTAAGTGAAACATTGAGCAACATGTGTGAGAATTATGAAGCTATGCAAAagcaattgaatcaattgatgAATCAAAATTGTGAAACCCAAACTCATGAAGAATCAAGGAAGAGAAAAGCTGAGAGTGAAAATTGCAATAATATGTTTGGTACTATTAATGTAATTAATAATGAGTGTAGCACTACTGATGAGGAATCATTAATCAAAAGGCCATGTAGGGAAATTTCATCACCTAAGGCTTATAAGGTTCTTGTGAAGACAGAAGCATCTAGTAATAGCTTA tATGTGATGGATGGATATCAATGGAGGAAATATGGTCAGAAGGTTACTAGAGATAATCCCTCTCCTAGAGCTTACTTTAGGTGCTCCAATGCTCCAAGCTGCCCAGTTAAAAAGAAG GTGCAAAAAAGTTTAGAAGACCCTACTATACTAGTTGCAACATATGAAGGAGAGCACAACCATGGTCATGAGAAAGCTGAAATATCAATGATATCAAGCCAAATTGAAGAATCCTTTATAGGTTCAGTTCATGTTACTTCACCTAAACAAATTATTCAAAGGACTTCTCCATCCATGAAGATTGACAATGTTCCAAAATCATCTATCCAACAATTTTTGGTTCAACAAATGGCTACTTCTTTGACAAATGATCCTAATTTCACTGCAGCACTTGCTAGTGCAATTTCAGGAAGAATTTTGGACCATACTTCTAATAAAGCCAATTGGtga
- the LOC123893923 gene encoding probable polygalacturonase At3g15720, giving the protein MDMSIYLTQFEVPDMDMLIVGILILSIASFNSCMVVNGKKHTLDVIQYGAKGDGKSDDTQAFMHAFKALCSGNHGNTLVVPKKYSFFVRPTLNFTGPCHSKHINIKVMGTILGPKRNDWGKECSIMLIHFFNISRLTLEGSGVINGNGEGWWDRVKGAGDCSRIPTALQFDKCNGLKITGLTHINGPGPHIAVTDSNDVTISNIHINTPKESHNTDGIDLTRTNRVNIHDSPISCGDDCIAIKGGSNFTNISQITCGPGVHGISVGSLGGHGAEEYVENLIVKNCTFNGAASAVKIKTWPGGKGHVKNIIFKDIIINQTNFPVYIDQHYMRTPEQDQAIKISKVTFSNIYGTCIGDDAIVLDCAKIGCDNINLNQINITSINPKKPASVKCNYAHGKATNIISPRGNCVTKKQN; this is encoded by the exons ATGGATATGAGCATTTACTTGACACAATTTGAAGTACCCGATATG GACATGCTTATAGTTGGCATTTTGATCCTTTCTATTGCTTCATTCAACTCATGCATGGTTGTAAATGGCAAGAAGCATACCCTTGACGTGATTCAATATGGTGCCAAAGGCGATGGCAAATCCGATGATACACAA gcTTTTATGCATGCATTCAAAGCTTTATGTAGTGGTAATCATGGGAATACACTAGTGGTGCCAAAAAAGTATTCATTTTTTGTGCGTCCAACTCTAAATTTCACTGGACCTTGTCATTCTAAGCATATTAATATCAAG GTTATGGGAACCATATTAGGACCTAAGAGAAATGATTGGGGAAAAGAATGTTCAATAATGTTGATTCATTTCTTCAACATATCTCGATTGACTCTTGAAGGATCAGGAGTCATCAATGGTAATGGTGAAGGCTGGTGGGACAGG GTGAAAGGAGCTGGAGATTGCTCTAGAATACCAACG GCTTTACAATTCGATAAATGTAATGGGCTTAAAATAACTGGGCTCACTCATATCAATGGGCCAGGCCCACATATTGCTGTGACCGATAGCAATGATGTAACTATCTCAAATATCCACATTAATACACCAAAAGAAAGTCACAACACAGATGGAATTGATTTAACAAGAACAAATAGAGTTAATATTCATGACAGTCCAATATCATGtg gtGATGACTGTATTGCTATCAAAGGTGGATCAAACTTTACAAACATCAGCCAAATTACATGTGGGCCTGGTGTCCACGGAATTAG TGTAGGGAGTCTTGGAGGGCATGGTGCTGAAGAATATGTAGAAAACTTGATTGTCAAGAATTGCACATTCAATGGAGCTGCCAGTGCTGTTAAAATCAAGACATGGCCG GGTGGAAAAGGACACGTCAAAAATATCATCTTCAAGGACATCAtaataaatcaaacaaatttCCCTGTTTATATTGACCAACATTATATGAGGACCCCAGAACAg GATCAAGcaataaaaataagtaaagtAACATTTAGTAACATCTATGGAACATGTATTGGTGATGATGCTATTGTATTGGATTGTGCCAAGATAGGGTGTGACAATATTAACCTTAATCAAATCAATATTACTTCAATTAATCCAAAGAAGCCAGCTTCTGTAAAATGCAATTATGCTCATGGAAAAGCCACTAATATCATTTCACCTCGTGGTAATTGTGtcactaaaaaacaaaattaa
- the LOC123916020 gene encoding CBL-interacting serine/threonine-protein kinase 25-like, which produces MEEVKAIMLFGKYEMGRILGKGTFAKVYYAKEIATGEGVAIKVIDKDKVRKEGMMEQIKREISVMRLVKHPNIVNLKEVMATKTKILFVMEYARGGELFDKVAKGKFKEELARKYFQQLISAVDYCHSRGVSHRDLKPENLLLDENGDLKVSDFGLSALPEQLRQDGLLHTQCGTPAYVAPEVVRKRGYNGFKADTWSCGVILYALLAGFLPFQHENLMSMYNKVFKEEYQFPPWFSPESKRLISKILVADPERRITIPSIMNVPWFRKGLSSLSTITTSNDEVEFESKVIDSSPPQFFNAFDFISSMSSGFDLSGLFEEKKKRDSVFTSKCSVSEIVTKIESAAKNLKFKVKKVKDFKLKLQGSFEGRKGKLTVSAEIYEVAPELAVVEFSKSSGDTFEYVKVFEEDVRPALKDIVWSWQGE; this is translated from the coding sequence atggAGGAGGTGAAGGCAATCATGTTATTTGGCAAGTACGAGATGGGAAGAATACTAGGTAAAGGAACATTTGCAAAAGTGTACTATGCCAAAGAAATTGCTACGGGTGAAGGTGTAGCAATTAAAGTTATAGACAAAGACAAAGTGAGAAAAGAAGGCATGATGGAACAAATCAAACGGGAAATTTCAGTGATGAGGTTAGTAAAACATCCAAACATTGTCAACCTTAAAGAAGTCATGgcaacaaagacaaaaatcTTGTTCGTCATGGAATATGCACGTGGCGGTGAATTATTCGATAAAGTTGCGAAAGGTAAATTTAAAGAAGAACTTGCTAGGAAGTATTTTCAACAACTTATAAGCGCGGTTGATTATTGTCATAGTAGAGGCGTTTCACACCGCGATTTGAAACCGGAAAATTTGTTACTTGATGAAAACGGTGATCTTAAGGTGTCTGATTTCGGACTCTCTGCTTTGCCTGAACAACTTCGTCAGGACGGACTTTTACATACTCAATGTGGAACTCCTGCTTACGTGGCACCCGAGGTAGTTAGAAAAAGAGGTTATAACGGCTTTAAAGCCGATACTTGGTCATGTGGTGTTATTCTTTATGCTTTACTTGCTGGATTTTTACCTTTTCAACATGAAAATTTAATGTCCATGTATAATAAAGTTTTCAAAGAAGAGTATCAATTTCCACCTTGGTTTTCGCCTGAATCAAAGAGATTAATCTCGAAGATTTTAGTAGCTGATCCAGAAAGAAGAATCACAATTCCTTCAATCATGAATGTTCCATGGTTTCGAAAAGGTTTATCGTCACTATCAACAATTACTACTTCAAATGATGAAGTAGAATTTGAATCAAAGGTAATTGATTCTTCTCCACCACAATTTTTCAATGCGTTCGATTTTATTTCTTCGATGTCTTCGGGGTTTGATCTTTCGGGTTTGTTcgaggaaaagaaaaaaagggatTCGGTTTTTACTTCAAAGTGTTCGGTTTCGGAGATTGTGACAAAAATCGAAAGTGCTGCgaaaaatttaaagtttaagGTTAAGAAGGTTAAAGATTTTAAACTGAAGCTACAAGGGTCTTTTGAAGGGAGAAAAGGAAAGTTAACCGTGTCGGCGGAGATATACGAGGTGGCGCCGGAGCTTGCGGTGGTTGAGTTTTCCAAGAGTTCCGGTGATACTTTTGAATATGTTAAGGTGTTTGAAGAAGATGTTAGGCCTGCTCTCAAAGACATTGTTTGGTCATGGCAAGGGGAATGA